One genomic window of uncultured delta proteobacterium includes the following:
- the ccmC gene encoding Cytochrome c-type biogenesis protein CcmC, giving the protein MASPSAIKIPLPVALSLAGGVAMAAAQWLIFRYAPMEATMGMTQKIFYLHLPLAWWGLFSFFIVFIASIGYLRTRDRRWEITADAAAEIGVVLTALVLATGSIWAKAAWWRWWIWDHRLTTALIMWFVYAAYLVLRDLDMPHDRRAAAKAVLGVIAFLDVPIVFFATRLWESHHPVGTMTARDGLEPEMRLTVFACLAAFGLFWFGLLHLRRTIFRMEDALRAAREGAAREEQ; this is encoded by the coding sequence ATGGCTTCCCCGAGCGCAATAAAAATCCCCCTGCCCGTCGCCCTCTCCCTTGCGGGCGGCGTCGCCATGGCCGCCGCCCAATGGCTGATATTCCGCTACGCGCCCATGGAGGCCACCATGGGCATGACGCAAAAAATCTTTTACCTGCACCTGCCGCTCGCCTGGTGGGGGCTGTTCAGCTTTTTCATCGTTTTCATCGCAAGTATCGGGTATTTGCGGACCCGCGACCGGCGCTGGGAAATCACGGCCGACGCCGCGGCGGAAATCGGTGTGGTGCTGACGGCCCTGGTCCTGGCCACGGGGTCCATCTGGGCCAAGGCGGCCTGGTGGCGATGGTGGATATGGGATCACCGCCTGACGACCGCGCTGATTATGTGGTTCGTCTACGCGGCGTATCTTGTCCTGCGTGACCTCGATATGCCGCATGACAGGCGGGCGGCGGCCAAGGCCGTGCTCGGCGTCATCGCCTTTCTCGATGTCCCGATCGTGTTTTTCGCGACGCGGCTGTGGGAATCGCACCACCCCGTGGGCACCATGACGGCGAGAGACGGCCTGGAGCCGGAAATGCGGCTGACCGTGTTCGCCTGCCTCGCGGCGTTCGGCCTGTTCTGGTTTGGCCTGCTGCACCTGCGCCGCACAATTTTCCGGATGGAAGACGCATTGCGCGCCGCCCGCGAGGGCGCCGCGCGGGAGGAACAATGA
- a CDS encoding MazG family protein — MSDTPSSLARLQDVVATLIGPDGCPWDKEQTPQTLCDYLAEETFELTDAVRRNHASDIREEMGDVLFLLLFIAKLSEREFSLAEVLDEAAAKMIRRHPHVFSDSACADREALLRTWETIKKAEKAEKAEQRSGVFASLPDALPPLLKAYRINAKAARANFTWDTDEDVETQVEAEWLEWLDAAATGDPDAMEHEFGDLLFTLVEMGRRKGLKANAALHKTTLRFLARFRYMEEKAAESGRDFAALDMEEKNRLWDEAKDLEKGNTA, encoded by the coding sequence ATGAGCGATACACCTTCTTCCCTGGCCCGGCTTCAGGACGTGGTGGCGACGCTCATCGGCCCGGACGGCTGCCCCTGGGACAAAGAGCAGACCCCGCAGACCCTTTGCGACTATCTGGCCGAAGAAACCTTCGAACTGACAGACGCCGTGCGCCGCAACCATGCGAGCGACATCCGCGAGGAAATGGGAGACGTTCTCTTTCTCCTCCTGTTCATCGCGAAACTCTCCGAGCGGGAGTTCTCCCTTGCCGAGGTGCTGGACGAGGCCGCGGCGAAAATGATCCGCCGCCACCCGCACGTGTTCTCGGACTCTGCTTGCGCCGACCGCGAGGCGCTTTTGCGGACGTGGGAAACGATAAAAAAGGCGGAGAAAGCGGAAAAGGCGGAGCAGCGTTCCGGCGTATTCGCCTCGCTTCCCGATGCGCTCCCGCCGCTTCTGAAGGCTTACCGGATCAACGCCAAAGCGGCCCGTGCAAACTTCACCTGGGACACGGACGAAGACGTGGAAACCCAGGTGGAAGCGGAATGGCTGGAATGGCTGGACGCCGCGGCGACCGGCGACCCGGACGCCATGGAACACGAGTTCGGCGACCTGCTCTTCACCCTGGTGGAGATGGGCAGGCGCAAAGGGCTTAAAGCCAACGCGGCCTTGCACAAAACAACGTTGCGGTTTCTCGCCCGGTTCAGGTATATGGAAGAAAAGGCGGCCGAATCCGGCCGGGATTTCGCCGCCCTCGACATGGAAGAAAAAAACCGCCTGTGGGATGAAGCCAAGGATCTGGAAAAGGGAAACACGGCCTGA
- a CDS encoding conserved hypothetical protein (Evidence 4 : Homologs of previously reported genes of unknown function), translated as MNDTSWLMYAGMVVWLVLGGYLFLLGRKTAALETRLRRLEYTANKTARDEGM; from the coding sequence ATGAACGATACGTCATGGCTCATGTACGCCGGCATGGTCGTCTGGCTGGTGCTCGGCGGCTATCTCTTCCTGCTGGGAAGAAAGACCGCCGCCCTGGAAACCCGGCTCCGCCGCCTGGAATATACCGCGAACAAAACCGCGCGGGACGAGGGGATGTAA
- a CDS encoding CcmB family protein, with protein MLNAALVIAAKDMKLMAGRGGPVLRPLLLGLLLVTLFSLSLGAGANITAETASAVFWLSSAFCLTILMTALFDLEETGKARMGLLLAPIPVQAVWLGKSLAGLGLMLLIQTVLLAASLILCNMTWAGSVPLALGGVILVDIGIVGLGALLASLTGGQTARESLCSLVVFPLLVPQLLAGIRLLAALYDAAATDAAQWLGITAAFDAIFIAAALVLFPVLFGGEN; from the coding sequence GTGCTGAACGCCGCCCTGGTCATAGCCGCCAAGGACATGAAACTCATGGCCGGCAGAGGCGGCCCCGTTTTGCGGCCCCTCCTGCTCGGGCTTCTGCTCGTTACGCTGTTCAGTCTCTCCCTCGGCGCCGGAGCGAACATCACGGCGGAAACCGCGTCCGCCGTTTTCTGGCTCTCCTCGGCGTTTTGCCTGACGATTCTCATGACGGCCCTTTTTGACCTTGAGGAAACCGGCAAAGCCCGGATGGGGCTCCTGCTCGCGCCCATCCCGGTCCAGGCGGTCTGGCTCGGCAAAAGCCTCGCCGGACTCGGGCTGATGCTGCTGATCCAGACGGTTCTCCTGGCGGCCTCACTCATTCTGTGCAACATGACCTGGGCGGGAAGCGTTCCCCTTGCCCTTGGCGGCGTTATCTTGGTAGACATCGGCATTGTGGGCCTTGGCGCACTGCTGGCCTCGCTGACCGGGGGGCAGACCGCGAGGGAATCCCTCTGCTCGCTGGTGGTGTTCCCGCTCCTGGTGCCGCAGCTCCTCGCGGGCATCCGCCTCCTGGCCGCGCTTTACGACGCCGCCGCCACGGACGCGGCGCAGTGGCTGGGCATCACGGCGGCGTTTGACGCCATTTTCATCGCCGCGGCGCTGGTCCTGTTCCCCGTTCTTTTCGGAGGCGAAAACTGA
- a CDS encoding Cytochrome c assembly protein, with amino-acid sequence MPLVGFLLLLSCFLLSLAAAALAVPRLTRGQAAFTPPRLMEAASLLIFALLTTACFILTAALASSNFSFLYAVMNSDRALHLFYRLTALWGGQEGALLFWAWCAALFTVAFQRTKSYRLLPAETQRWFWAVYCTIMGFFCLLLTAWNNPFLASMPVPADGYGLNPLLQNPGMIFHPPLLFLGYGAFTVPCCLALAALLSLRENTKKKHAEKPLAWAALTRPFILLAWLFLGAGIILGGWWSYMELGWGGYWAWDPVENSSLVPWLLATAYLHTALVENARGKLYRTNAFLMAMVTVSAFFSTYLVRGGIVRSVHAFGQSDVGVPLLAFTVLFFLFSLFAAYGAPQKSEALESPLTREGLLTCTAWIFLGMALIITVGTLWPVFSRIWSEKPVGLSVGFYNTTCLPLFTLLILLLAVCPWVGWNGKIRHKALFAFTGLIACATCASLLVAGFSKPLALVASAAAMAVMAGACLHVSAQPGIWRFKPMLAAHGTHFGLALIVLGIAFSGPYKMQRDFVLKPGQNAAFGDYTLHLVTVGGGDSHSLEAGNAPHPDHATAPPKFIYSEAVVAVSRNGESVGTLKPQLRRYASHPDSTFSEVDTIFGWGNELYCSMLGVDEKGTATVQVSVNPLVNWIWIGGILLCVLPLFGLGRRGSIPGETPDTTTDATA; translated from the coding sequence ATGCCCCTCGTCGGTTTCTTGCTGCTGCTCTCCTGTTTCCTGCTTTCCCTGGCCGCCGCCGCACTGGCCGTGCCGCGTCTTACGCGCGGGCAGGCGGCGTTCACGCCGCCGCGCCTGATGGAGGCGGCGAGCCTGCTCATCTTCGCGCTCCTGACCACGGCCTGTTTTATCCTGACGGCAGCCCTGGCCTCCTCCAACTTCTCGTTCCTGTACGCGGTCATGAACTCCGACCGCGCCCTGCACCTTTTTTACCGTCTGACGGCCCTGTGGGGCGGCCAGGAAGGCGCGCTCCTGTTCTGGGCCTGGTGCGCCGCGCTTTTTACCGTGGCCTTCCAGCGTACCAAAAGCTACCGTCTTCTCCCGGCGGAGACCCAGCGCTGGTTCTGGGCCGTCTACTGCACCATCATGGGTTTTTTCTGCCTGTTGCTGACGGCCTGGAACAACCCGTTCCTCGCGTCCATGCCGGTCCCGGCGGACGGGTACGGGCTCAACCCCCTGCTGCAGAACCCCGGCATGATCTTCCATCCGCCGCTGCTCTTCCTGGGGTACGGCGCGTTTACCGTGCCGTGCTGTCTCGCCTTGGCGGCCTTGCTCTCCCTGCGGGAAAACACCAAAAAAAAGCATGCGGAAAAACCCCTGGCCTGGGCGGCGCTGACCCGCCCGTTCATTCTGCTGGCCTGGCTGTTCCTGGGAGCGGGCATTATCCTGGGCGGCTGGTGGTCGTACATGGAACTCGGCTGGGGCGGGTACTGGGCCTGGGACCCGGTCGAAAACTCCTCCCTCGTGCCCTGGCTCCTGGCGACTGCTTACCTGCACACGGCCCTGGTGGAGAACGCCAGGGGTAAGCTTTACAGGACCAACGCCTTTTTGATGGCCATGGTGACGGTCAGCGCGTTTTTCTCCACCTACCTCGTGCGCGGCGGCATTGTCCGCTCCGTGCATGCCTTCGGCCAGAGCGACGTGGGCGTGCCGCTCCTCGCCTTTACCGTTCTCTTTTTCCTGTTTTCTCTTTTCGCGGCCTACGGCGCCCCCCAGAAAAGCGAGGCGCTGGAAAGCCCGCTGACGCGCGAAGGCCTGCTCACCTGCACGGCCTGGATTTTCCTCGGCATGGCGCTCATCATCACGGTCGGGACACTCTGGCCGGTCTTCAGCCGGATCTGGTCCGAAAAGCCCGTGGGGCTTTCCGTGGGGTTCTACAACACCACCTGCCTGCCTCTCTTCACGCTGCTGATTCTCCTGCTCGCCGTGTGCCCCTGGGTCGGCTGGAACGGAAAGATCCGCCACAAGGCCCTCTTCGCCTTTACCGGCCTTATCGCCTGCGCCACCTGCGCGTCCCTGCTCGTGGCCGGGTTTTCCAAGCCTCTGGCGCTCGTCGCGTCGGCGGCGGCCATGGCCGTGATGGCGGGCGCGTGCCTGCACGTCTCCGCCCAGCCCGGCATTTGGCGGTTCAAGCCCATGCTCGCGGCGCACGGCACACACTTCGGCCTTGCCCTGATCGTCCTGGGCATCGCCTTTTCCGGGCCGTACAAAATGCAGCGGGATTTTGTCCTCAAGCCGGGGCAGAACGCCGCGTTCGGCGACTACACGCTGCATCTCGTGACGGTCGGCGGCGGGGACTCCCACTCCCTTGAGGCTGGGAACGCACCGCATCCGGACCATGCGACGGCCCCGCCCAAGTTCATCTATTCCGAAGCCGTGGTCGCGGTTAGCCGCAACGGGGAGTCCGTCGGGACCCTCAAACCGCAGCTCCGGCGCTATGCCAGCCACCCGGACTCGACCTTTTCCGAGGTGGACACCATCTTCGGCTGGGGGAACGAGCTCTATTGCAGCATGCTTGGCGTTGACGAAAAAGGGACGGCCACGGTGCAGGTCAGCGTGAACCCCCTTGTGAACTGGATCTGGATCGGCGGCATTCTGCTCTGCGTCCTGCCGCTCTTCGGGCTGGGCCGGCGCGGGAGCATACCCGGCGAGACGCCCGATACAACCACGGACGCGACCGCCTGA
- a CDS encoding ABC transporter, protein MLRLENIRKRYGEKTVIRDLSCTVRAGTLTVVAGPNGAGKSTLLRLMAGLARPDSGTVTVSCDPGGVGYLGHETFLYPHLTALENLAFWQKLHAKPADDETLLAALDGMGLAALADEKAGTFSRGTAQRLSLTRVFLQGPSLLLLDEPLSGLDEASGKRVREGLAALRDTGAALVWVSHDPAKDAWDADAVIQLLPGGSHRILTPSEYGADDFGMPETLPASGGTPC, encoded by the coding sequence ATGCTGCGCCTGGAGAACATACGCAAACGATACGGGGAGAAGACCGTCATCCGGGATCTTTCCTGCACCGTCAGGGCCGGGACCCTGACCGTCGTAGCCGGGCCCAACGGCGCGGGAAAATCCACCTTGCTGCGGCTCATGGCGGGACTCGCCCGCCCGGACAGCGGCACGGTGACCGTTTCCTGCGATCCCGGCGGCGTGGGCTACCTCGGGCATGAGACCTTTCTGTACCCGCACCTGACCGCACTGGAAAACCTGGCCTTCTGGCAAAAACTCCACGCAAAACCGGCGGACGACGAAACCCTCCTCGCCGCTCTGGACGGCATGGGCCTTGCCGCCCTTGCCGATGAAAAGGCCGGAACCTTCTCGCGGGGCACGGCCCAGCGCCTCTCCCTCACGCGGGTCTTTCTGCAAGGGCCGTCCCTGCTCCTCCTTGACGAACCCCTGAGCGGGCTGGACGAGGCATCCGGAAAACGCGTCCGCGAAGGGCTGGCCGCACTGCGCGATACCGGCGCGGCCCTTGTCTGGGTCAGCCACGACCCGGCAAAGGACGCATGGGACGCCGACGCCGTTATCCAATTGCTTCCGGGCGGCAGCCACCGCATTCTGACGCCAAGCGAGTATGGCGCGGACGACTTCGGCATGCCGGAAACGCTCCCGGCCTCGGGAGGCACACCGTGCTGA
- a CDS encoding putative cytochrome c-type biogenesis protein CcmE (Evidence 3 : Function proposed based on presence of conserved amino acid motif, structural feature or limited homology), with protein sequence MRKNTRIYIAALALFAAGLGFLIYTGLSEGSTYHLDVAEALSMPEKDLRNVRIFGILSPDKLDRAADSLGARFLLQDQHTPGTVMAVVYKGAVPDNFKPGTELYAEGSYVASAGVFQAGGLTTTCPSKYKKENRR encoded by the coding sequence ATGCGCAAAAACACCCGCATATACATCGCCGCCTTGGCGCTCTTTGCCGCCGGGCTGGGGTTTCTTATCTACACGGGCCTCTCCGAAGGCTCCACCTACCACCTGGACGTTGCCGAAGCCCTTTCCATGCCGGAAAAGGATCTGCGGAACGTGCGCATTTTCGGCATCCTCAGCCCGGACAAGCTCGACCGGGCCGCGGATTCCTTAGGCGCGCGCTTCCTCCTGCAGGACCAGCACACCCCCGGAACGGTCATGGCGGTTGTCTACAAAGGGGCCGTGCCCGACAACTTCAAACCCGGAACCGAACTGTACGCCGAAGGCAGTTATGTGGCGTCCGCCGGGGTTTTCCAGGCCGGAGGGCTGACGACCACCTGCCCTTCCAAGTACAAGAAAGAAAACAGACGCTGA
- a CDS encoding tRNA guanosine-2'-O-methyltransferase has translation MTYPRTPERKAKIRRVLACRQHDLALVMANIHDPHNVSAIYRSCDAFGVPVVHQYYTRTAFPHLGEKSSASARKWVASVRHSAPGDLMAALRAKGMKVYATSCSPAAKPVAEYDLTGPVAVIMGNEHSGVDAELLPLVDGELYIPMYGMIQSFNVSVAAALILSEASRQRALAGKYDAPTCPPDELEEMVQAWLKK, from the coding sequence ATGACATACCCACGCACCCCGGAACGCAAAGCCAAGATCAGGCGGGTTCTCGCATGCCGGCAGCACGACCTGGCTCTCGTGATGGCCAATATCCATGACCCCCATAACGTTTCCGCCATTTACCGCAGCTGTGACGCCTTTGGCGTGCCCGTGGTCCACCAGTATTATACCCGCACGGCCTTCCCGCATCTTGGGGAAAAAAGTTCGGCATCCGCCCGCAAATGGGTCGCGAGCGTGCGGCATTCCGCGCCCGGGGATCTGATGGCGGCCCTCAGGGCCAAAGGCATGAAGGTATACGCGACCAGTTGCTCGCCCGCGGCGAAACCCGTGGCCGAGTATGACCTGACCGGGCCGGTAGCCGTGATTATGGGGAACGAGCACTCCGGGGTGGACGCGGAACTGCTCCCCCTGGTGGACGGGGAGCTGTATATTCCGATGTACGGGATGATCCAGAGCTTCAACGTTTCCGTCGCCGCGGCCCTGATCTTGAGCGAGGCCTCGCGGCAACGGGCTCTGGCCGGGAAGTACGATGCGCCGACGTGCCCGCCGGACGAACTGGAGGAAATGGTCCAGGCCTGGCTGAAAAAATGA
- a CDS encoding exported hypothetical protein (Evidence 5 : No homology to any previously reported sequences), whose product MVKKILALTVLMLLGTAGYASAACTVEEAQAKAMAFQQAAMAAAQKDAQKYQEAMTAMQKDLPELQKANNMDAMCKFYDDWTEKLQK is encoded by the coding sequence ATGGTAAAGAAAATTCTAGCTCTCACCGTTCTCATGTTGCTCGGAACAGCCGGTTACGCGAGCGCCGCGTGCACGGTCGAGGAAGCCCAGGCCAAAGCCATGGCGTTCCAGCAGGCGGCCATGGCCGCCGCGCAGAAAGACGCCCAGAAGTATCAGGAAGCCATGACCGCCATGCAGAAGGACCTGCCGGAACTGCAGAAGGCGAACAACATGGACGCCATGTGCAAATTCTACGACGACTGGACCGAAAAGTTGCAGAAGTAG
- a CDS encoding putative Tetratricopeptide TPR_2 repeat protein (Evidence 3 : Function proposed based on presence of conserved amino acid motif, structural feature or limited homology) gives MRFRAHAGIFLFCCLALLLAAGLYQRVANPSLEYHLEHAAAPAERGMPPSAAAPGEDKTIPLTPEFAEKLGQAMKDLREQPGNPEIHMYIADIFVRHNDWHSAAKFMERAVAAAPENPKAWYAYGMVLSGHKEYDKAAQAFEKVLTLDAANTDAMANLITLYRRDLNQPMKAVGLAEKILAAPDAGEAAKKIAGEALQKPR, from the coding sequence ATGCGTTTTCGCGCCCACGCCGGGATCTTTTTGTTCTGCTGTCTTGCCCTGCTGCTGGCGGCGGGACTCTACCAGCGCGTCGCCAACCCCTCGCTGGAGTATCACCTGGAGCACGCCGCCGCCCCGGCGGAAAGAGGCATGCCGCCCTCCGCCGCCGCGCCCGGAGAGGATAAAACCATCCCCCTGACGCCGGAGTTCGCGGAAAAACTCGGGCAGGCCATGAAAGACCTGCGCGAGCAGCCGGGCAACCCCGAAATCCACATGTATATCGCGGATATCTTTGTCCGCCACAACGATTGGCACAGCGCCGCGAAATTCATGGAGCGGGCCGTTGCCGCCGCGCCGGAAAACCCCAAAGCCTGGTACGCCTACGGGATGGTGCTCTCCGGCCATAAGGAATACGACAAAGCGGCCCAGGCCTTTGAAAAGGTTCTTACCCTGGATGCGGCCAATACCGACGCCATGGCCAACCTCATCACCCTGTACCGCCGGGACCTGAACCAGCCCATGAAGGCCGTGGGCCTCGCGGAAAAAATCCTGGCCGCGCCGGATGCCGGAGAAGCGGCAAAAAAAATAGCCGGGGAAGCGCTGCAAAAACCGCGGTGA
- a CDS encoding Citrate transporter → MALTRSKVVTLLGSAALAVLFVLAPGHAMAAGMDGAQLSLPWVIPFVCMLLSIAICPLTVPHFWEHNFGKIAAGWGLAFLIPCAVAFGFSTALEQFLHAIVAEYIPFIILLLSLFTVAGGIRLKGTLVGTPAVNTLLLFIGAVLASWMGTTGAAMLLIRPMLRANAHRKYKVHSVVFFIFLVANIGGCLTPLGDPPLFLGFLKGVPFFWTLTHLWVEWLFAGAILLALYFVLDTVLYGKEGKPVPQTQSNEKLGLDGSVNFILLACIVAAVLVSGVWNPGAEFHIYGHVTYALQGLCRDIFLLLVAFVSWKITSQECRKLNGFSWFPIMEVAKIFFGIFVSMIPAISILQAGTKGALAGVINMVSNPDGTPINSMYFWLTGGLSSFLDNAPTYVVFFNAAGGDPGVLTTSMASTLAAVSLGAVFMGANTYIGNAPNFMVRSIAEDQGVAMPSFFGYMMWSVGILVPLFIVTTLIFM, encoded by the coding sequence ATGGCCCTTACACGTTCGAAGGTTGTTACCCTACTCGGTAGCGCAGCGCTGGCGGTTCTGTTTGTTCTGGCTCCCGGCCACGCCATGGCGGCGGGTATGGACGGCGCCCAACTTTCCCTGCCCTGGGTCATCCCCTTTGTCTGCATGCTGCTGTCCATCGCCATCTGCCCCCTGACCGTACCCCATTTCTGGGAGCACAACTTCGGCAAAATCGCCGCGGGCTGGGGCCTGGCGTTCCTTATCCCCTGCGCCGTTGCCTTCGGATTTTCGACCGCTCTCGAGCAATTCCTCCACGCCATCGTCGCGGAATACATCCCCTTCATCATTCTGCTGCTCTCGCTGTTCACCGTGGCGGGCGGCATCCGGCTGAAGGGCACCCTGGTCGGCACCCCGGCCGTGAACACCCTGCTGCTCTTCATCGGCGCGGTTTTGGCGAGCTGGATGGGAACCACGGGCGCGGCCATGCTGCTCATCCGCCCGATGCTGCGCGCCAACGCCCACCGCAAATACAAAGTCCATTCCGTGGTGTTTTTCATCTTCCTGGTGGCGAACATCGGCGGCTGCCTGACCCCGCTGGGCGATCCCCCGCTGTTCCTGGGCTTTTTGAAGGGCGTTCCCTTCTTCTGGACCCTGACCCACCTCTGGGTCGAATGGCTGTTCGCCGGCGCCATTCTCCTCGCCCTGTATTTTGTTCTTGATACCGTTCTCTACGGCAAGGAAGGCAAGCCCGTTCCCCAGACCCAGAGCAACGAAAAGCTCGGCCTGGACGGCTCCGTCAACTTCATCCTGCTGGCCTGCATCGTGGCCGCCGTGCTCGTGAGCGGCGTGTGGAACCCCGGCGCGGAATTCCACATTTACGGCCATGTGACCTACGCTCTCCAGGGCCTGTGCCGCGACATATTCCTGCTGCTCGTCGCCTTTGTTTCCTGGAAGATCACCAGCCAGGAATGCCGCAAGCTCAACGGCTTCTCCTGGTTCCCCATCATGGAAGTCGCCAAGATCTTCTTCGGCATCTTCGTCAGCATGATCCCGGCCATCTCCATTTTGCAGGCCGGCACCAAGGGCGCGCTCGCGGGCGTCATCAATATGGTCTCCAACCCTGACGGCACGCCGATCAACTCCATGTACTTCTGGCTGACGGGCGGGCTCTCGAGCTTCCTGGACAACGCCCCCACCTACGTGGTGTTCTTTAACGCCGCCGGCGGGGACCCGGGCGTTCTGACCACCTCCATGGCTTCCACGCTCGCGGCCGTATCCCTCGGCGCGGTGTTCATGGGCGCGAACACGTATATCGGGAACGCCCCGAACTTCATGGTCCGTTCCATCGCCGAAGACCAGGGCGTGGCCATGCCCAGCTTCTTCGGCTACATGATGTGGTCCGTGGGCATCCTGGTCCCGCTGTTTATCGTGACCACCCTGATATTCATGTAA
- a CDS encoding conserved membrane hypothetical protein (Evidence 4 : Homologs of previously reported genes of unknown function), translating into MDNDLAPPAGETTGATDIAADVEAASPVDGCPVPPVDSEKVAIANAASAAIQATSSVAKEALRFSSRNLLTWFILGLLAVGLYFAYILLRPFANTLVLAVVFAALFAPVYTFFRNAFKQRESLAAMVVLLFVVVVVIVPLVLLVTGLIPQMRHSVTSVTAWLAEGNLDDIFTRYLNPFFDWLHEEAPFLDVTAESAKADILEAARHAGQAVLGLSANFVGQTLTFILHFLLFLVALFFFLKDGAVMIARIKYLTPLREEQQERILHTLSRVSRSVLAGGFLVAALQGTAGGVGLAIVGIPPLFWGTVMALSAFVPVVGTGLVWVPAVGFLLFTDQWKSAIFLTLWCGLFVTSIDTFLRPYLMRDASGVPILFLFLAILGGIQAFGVFGLLYGPIILTFAVVMLKIYADEYQEQLKSKSAWARQSE; encoded by the coding sequence GTGGATAACGATCTCGCCCCTCCCGCCGGAGAAACCACCGGCGCGACCGACATCGCCGCGGACGTGGAAGCCGCGTCCCCCGTCGATGGCTGCCCGGTCCCGCCCGTGGACTCGGAAAAGGTCGCCATCGCCAATGCGGCGTCGGCGGCCATCCAGGCGACCTCGTCCGTCGCCAAGGAAGCGTTGCGCTTTTCCTCGCGCAACCTGCTTACCTGGTTCATCCTCGGCCTTCTGGCCGTCGGGCTGTATTTCGCCTATATCCTCCTGCGGCCCTTTGCCAACACCCTGGTGCTCGCCGTGGTGTTCGCCGCGCTGTTCGCCCCGGTCTACACATTTTTCAGGAACGCGTTCAAACAGCGGGAGAGCCTCGCCGCCATGGTGGTGCTGCTCTTCGTGGTGGTGGTGGTCATCGTGCCCCTGGTGCTGCTCGTCACCGGCCTCATTCCCCAGATGCGCCACAGCGTGACGTCCGTCACCGCCTGGCTGGCCGAAGGCAACCTTGACGATATTTTCACGCGGTACCTGAACCCCTTCTTTGACTGGCTCCATGAGGAAGCGCCTTTCCTCGACGTCACGGCGGAAAGCGCCAAGGCGGACATCCTGGAAGCGGCCCGGCACGCCGGCCAGGCGGTTCTGGGGCTTTCCGCCAACTTTGTCGGGCAGACCCTGACCTTTATTTTGCACTTCCTCCTGTTCCTGGTCGCGCTGTTCTTCTTCCTCAAGGACGGGGCGGTCATGATCGCGCGCATCAAGTACCTGACCCCGCTGCGCGAGGAGCAGCAGGAGCGCATCCTCCATACCTTGAGCCGCGTTTCCCGGTCCGTGCTGGCCGGCGGCTTCCTCGTCGCGGCGCTCCAGGGCACGGCGGGCGGCGTGGGGCTGGCCATTGTGGGCATACCGCCGCTCTTCTGGGGCACGGTCATGGCTCTTTCCGCCTTTGTGCCGGTGGTGGGCACCGGCCTTGTCTGGGTGCCGGCCGTCGGTTTTCTCCTGTTCACCGACCAATGGAAAAGCGCCATTTTTCTCACCCTCTGGTGCGGCCTCTTTGTCACCTCCATTGACACGTTCCTCCGCCCGTACTTGATGCGCGACGCCTCCGGCGTGCCCATCCTGTTCCTCTTCCTCGCCATCCTGGGCGGCATCCAGGCTTTCGGGGTATTCGGGCTGCTGTACGGGCCGATCATTCTGACCTTCGCCGTGGTCATGCTGAAAATTTACGCCGACGAATACCAGGAACAGCTCAAAAGCAAGAGCGCCTGGGCGCGGCAAAGCGAATAG